DNA from Rhipicephalus microplus isolate Deutch F79 chromosome 5, USDA_Rmic, whole genome shotgun sequence:
ACGCATTTTGATTCTTGCAAGGCGTCGTTCCATCAGCTGCCTAGCTAGGCTCCTGTAGCATGTGGCAGTTCGGTAACAACGTTAACGCTCGTTTGCCACGTATGCTTAAAAATTATTTTATCCAGCATTCCCGATGAATAAGAAATGGCGACAATTACTGATCTTCTTTTACCAGCGCTTACAATTTTTTACGTATCACTGAAGTTGCGTCATTATTTGTAGCATACGTATGCAGAATTTCTGTGAATAAAAGATCAATGTTGGGTACCAAGCAGAGCAATAGCGCCTGAAACACGGTGCAACAAAATTAATGTGGCCCGGGACCGTCACAGGCAACTTGATCTACGATAACGCTGTATGCGTGGACTATGATTGTCATTGTTAGATAGCTTGTGCAAATTTCACATTTGTTCGATGCCTTTATAATGACTTCTTCTGTAGCATGAGGCGTCTCAAGACGGCTAAATAAATTATTCGAGGCAGTAATTAGAAGTGTTAATTAAATACCTTCCTAATTAGAGGAGTTAGCGCTTCTCTCAAACTATAAAATTTCAGTCTTTCATGCGAAGAATCCTTACAGCTTCGTAATCTTAAAAAATTGGTCTGTAATGTAAGTAATGCAATTCACCCAACAAACTGAAACACGAAAGAACACAATTGCCATATTCTTCTGAGACGTCTAGAATGAGTGAACGTCATTATATAGAACACTGACAGGTTTCGTTATGCGGATGTGCGAGTTTGGCCTGCAATTACAGCACGCCTGGCACGCATACGTTAACAATCGTGAAACAACTACACATGCGCAATTGTTTCGTTGAACAGCGACGCCAGTCGAGTCATctgcttgctctgatgaatggtgctttggtttcggtttcgccatatGTTTGGTTGACTTTCATAGCACTAGAACAATTACAAGGAGCTGCTTTTTCAATATCGAGGCTGCGATGGGCTCCTAGCATCGGCAACTTCGATTCTCCCATTAGAAGTAACCATCTGACTCCTTTATTAAAGAGCTAAAATCATTATTCTAATTACTTTCCAAATACTGTTTTTAGTCATCTTAGAACGTATAAGGCTACACAAAAAGTAACTGTTGAGGCACCTAGCAGATGTGacgttttcttcatttttgagAACTTTCGATACATTGCTGCAAACACCTTTGGCGAGCACAGTGAATTGCAACGACAAACATGTCTCTGTACTCGTCGAGTGTGCACTATGGACCTGCTGTTAGACCTCTTTATAACTGGTGCTCGCTTGACGCTGAATATTGACCACTTCTCATCGGCACCACAAGGATACCACGCCAATTCCGGTTTCCCTCAAGATTGGCGCACTTCGGAAAAGGgtgctattttctgcctcccatCGCGGGGCACAGCTCTCACGGCCTCTTGTAGTGGCTTTCTGTGCCTTCTCAGGGTAAACACGACCGTTCCCGTGATCACGCTATAGCATGTCACCCGCACTGTCTCCCAtcacaaggtgggccacatttcTTTTTGGACAGAGTTCTCAAACACACGGCCCACTGAAATATCGCAGTGGCTCTGGTTTCGCTTGCCacccgctatatatatatatatatatatatatatatatatatatatatatatatatatatatatatatatatatatatatatatatatatatatatatatatatatttatacttCACAAAGAATATTACTTTTGTTACTTGGGTATATAGTATTTGCACGCCGTGTCCTTTGTTCATGTGAGCTACACATACGGGACTGATATCAAGCATTTTTGCGTAAGGCGCCCCATGTGGTCACTGTTAGTTGAAGCAGAACCATGAAATGAAACCTTCATATTTCACAAACAGTGTCCATATTTCAGTCATTACGTTGATTAGTATCTGAATGCTAATGTCAAGCGCTATTCAGAAAATATCCGAATTGTAAATATGGAAAACGCGCTCATTCAGAGGGTAGTTATAACTGATAGTTTAATCATCCCCGTTCTCCCCCCTCTTCCATCACTTCGACCTTCTCACTAGCCCGGCCCTTGCAGGACTAAATTTAGTGACAGCACTCCGCTAGCTATAGTGAGCCTGAGACTCCAGTCTAGGCGAAAATTGCTACAACTACATACGATATATTTGTGAGGTCCCAACCGCAAAGAAATCATCTGAAAATGGTGAAGCCGATAACGCATTCATAGTGCTAACTCATAACGGTTGCGTTAGATCACAATGCAAGAAGCCAACATCGACTCGCCTGTAGACGGTGATGACGTTTCCGGGCTGCACGTCCGGTACGAATTCGGAAGGTGAGTGCTTGTGCCCGCGTTTCGCCACAAACTTGTGGAACATCTCGATCTTGATGCGGGACAGGCGGTCCTTCAACATGAGCTTGTCGTCGATGCTCATCCAGGGAGCGCTGTTGATGGCGAGCACAAAGCTCGCTTGGATGTCGTTCAGCAAACTCCAGACCTGCGCGCATAAAGACGTGGCGAGGATCGCGGCCATTACCTGTATAAATATCTTGAACATATGTTTTTCGCCTCGGGAAACTCAGGGAAGGCAACAGACTCCGGTTTCGTACTACAGCTATAGCTGCGTATTCCAAGAATGAATCAAAGGAACAGCTTCACGGTAGTTGAACGACACTGAATAAGCACTAAGACTCATATAGAATATGTACAGCTAGCACTCAATTGAAAATTAGATCAAAATAAAGAACTGTAATTACTTGCCTTGTCTTTGTTGGGCGTGTTTTGTCGCACGTCGGCGTACGCGTGCAGAAATACGGCGGGCGTGACACGCTCAAACATGCGGATGCAGCGGCGCCATCGGGGCCAGTTGAGCCGGTGAAGGCCAGTGAGCTGCTTCATCTGCAGCGAGGCCATCTCCAGTGCCTGGTCTGGCAGCAGCGGCGAGATGTGCAGCAGTGCGCGGAAGCCCAGGTAGTTGAGCACGTCCACACCTTTGGTCACGTGGAGCACTGTTCGAAGGTCACGGAAGTACGCCTCCGTCTTCACCAGAACCTTCGGTAAAGAGGCGCAAAAGCGTTGTAAAACGTGGCGCTTTACAGGGTCCAGCTCAACCTATTTGATGTAAGCGTTGAAACATACATCGGTGTGTTCCATTCATGACGTATTCGTTTTTAATTACCGAAGCAGTGATCCTTGCGAATGTACGATGGAAAGAAGCACCTAGCTACCAGAGGTCTTCACAAATAGGGGGACCTAGGTTGGAAAACTTTCACCCGCCCTTTCTTTACACCTGTTTCATTTGCGGAAACTCCATACTTTAGCCTACGTCACATTCCTTTCAGTGTATCATGGGTatgaggcggggggggggggggagggtgtttCATCCGTTTTGTCCGATCATTGTTAACAGAGTAGGATTGTGTTATGTCTCTGACGGCAATGGATATACCAAAGGCTCCTAGCGTTACATTGCTGGCATTGTTCACTTCCAATTTTTACTCCCGGAAAGTCAAGGCCCAAGGCAGGACATTGTGTAGAGTGTGCCACCTCTTCATTTTCAATTTTTCCTCTATTGCGAAGCACGTGGTACTTAGCACTCGACCAATAAGAGTAGTGGTGTCTGCACCCCCTCCCCTACTTGGGAACAGTGCGCACGCCTATATGCACCAACGAGGTATTGGTAAAAAAGCGAAACCCCCCTCCTTCCGAAAAGTTTTTGGCTACGGATCTGACCCCTACACTTTCACATTTTGTGTCAAGGTGCCGATTAAGTTGAGATAGAGTGACGAGGTTCTGTGCTTGTTGGGGATATAAATGGCGGGAAACAATGAAATACTCAGCAGTTTTCTGTCTGTGCATTGTAGCTATAGCCTTgcagcgcaagaaccactcaaTTCGCACCTTCAAAGCCAGCGATCAAAGAAAAAGCGAATTGAGAGCCCCGCAATCGCTTCATGTTTCGGATAAAATTCATTgcaaagggttttttttttacctgatgAGTGGGTTGTCAGTGAAGaaggagcaggggggggggggctcagcgtTGAATCTTTTCGACCCCTAATCGTGCACCCTGATCATGCCTATATGGGTACAAATACAGTGTAAGAGGTGTTCAGCGGCATAAGTTATTTCCGACATCAACGGTGTTATGTAGCAACGAGGACAGCGTATTGACCTTGCTAGAGCACAGTTTAATGAGCACATGGCTAGACAATGTACACAAGTTTATTGAGAAACGTAACACAAGCCGATTTACATGGAGTTAGGCTCACCCCTATAAATTAACAGAGACTTTTCTCAACGAATGATTACCTTCATGCGACTGTGGACGACGGTGATGTTGCTGAACAGGAATGTGAGTAGCTGTATGAGGTTAGCGTGGTGTTTGAGCTGCACCAGTTTGAAGTGGTTGGCAACGAATGCCTCGCTGCCGCGGTCGGTGGTGGCCTCTGCCAGCCGGGCGGAGAACTCGCGCACCCGCCTTGCGATGTCCACGTATTTGCCGCTGGTGAACACTTTGAAGCAGCTGGTTACCGCCATGGAGTACCACTCGGGCAGCGCGCTCTCCTGGCTGCCATACTGGCCGATCAGCACGTCCGGATCGCCGAGTGCTATGATGTACCGCTCTTCGTTCTCTGGATCAGGCTCTACCTGTCACATGACACACCAAAAACTTAGCCCACTAGCACCTTGCTATATATTGAAGGTTTGCTCCCCCTAACTCCTGAGGCGTGAAAAGGAAAACTCTTGAAACTTAATCTACAGATCGAAGGTTTTGTAGTAATTGAGATGGGAACTCTCCATTAAAAAGCAAGAATGAGAAGTTTGCTGAAATGATCGGCAGTTATATAAGGGGCAGGCCCCTTATAAAGGCGTGCCCTAGCGGCCTCCTCCCCTGAATTTCAGACGGGAAACGGTGTGTTACCAAGGGCAAATGATACATATTGGTCTTTTTGAGACATTTAACAAGTGCTACCCCCCTCTCCAGAAAAAAACATTCCTGGCTGCGGGCGTGATAAGGGAACACTTCTACGAGATCACCTTTTCAACGGAAATTTTTATGGCTTTTGCATGCGCCTATTTTTCCATTGTATGAAGTCTTGTGCGTGTGCTTCGGCCACAGTATATTCGCAAAGCTATCTCATGACCAGTGAATTCAATATCGGCGGCGCGTGGCGCTTAAATTGCGTTTCACGCAGACGACTTCCGGGGACGCGGATTCCTCGTGCACAAAGTGTTAGTTTCCTAGCTTAGTTCGTTCACGAGAATGTAACTTTAATCCAGCTTGGACGCCATTTGCAGAAAAAGCGCGCACAAGAAAGAGAGATGAAATGGCACCTGCGTTTCGCAGCCGTCATTAGCCTTGCATAAATTAGTGATTAATTTAAAATGAAAGCGTCATGGAAGCGTGTAAGAGCACGCTACGTCATGTCCTAAACTTTCGCTTCTCGCGTTCTTGTTTCGTGAAGCTCTAGGGTGTCAAGCAGAGGTCATCGCTTGTGTCatcgcttcttttttttcgttccccACTTTTTTTGAGTGCGCTAAGTTCTTTCGTCCCCGAATTTCCGTACGTGTGATGTAATTCTTTTCAGTTATATAAATAAGGTATTTCGTAGCCTTACCTAAGTGCGTCATACGTTCAGCCACGCGATCTCACCTTGACGGAAACGAGAACGTCAAGGCCCAGGTTCCGCAATAGAAGACTGGCACTCTTCCACACGTCAATTAGAGTCTTGGTGTCACGATGAAAGGGCCACCCGCGCAAACCCAGATCACCCATGAAGTCCAGAAGTGCAGTCTTGTGACTCTCAGCAAAAGGCTTATGCACGCAAGCATTGATAAGCGACTGAGCCTTGATGAGTCTGTTGTTAGTCCTCGCTTGCGACGTCATCGCGTGATAGATGTCCTCTTCGACCTTTTGCACAAGCAGCGAGTCGACGGACGAGCCCACTTCCGGATAGAGGTTCTTCCAGTGGTTGCACACGAAGCTATAGAAGTCGTCGCATGGCGACACACTCCAGTCCAGGTAGCTGGTGAGGTACACCGATTCCCTCTCACACACTTTCGTCTCGCAGAAGTGCCTGTTCTCGCCGCTTAACGTGACTATAGCACGAGTTCGTCGCTTTGCTGCCGTCGCGACGGCACGCCGACTTGTCCTACGCGTCGCTTTCTTGTGACCCATTCCTTTGGAACCGTCGGCGTCACTGCGGCGCGTAGTCGCCCGAGACCAAATCCTCTCAGTGCTCGAAGAAACTGAGTCACGTGCTTGCGCCCCTTGTGTGGTCGGGGCCATGGGCCTCGGCGTGCTTGCATTCTGGGCGCTCCCACCGGAGTTGTAGATTCTCTTGCCCTCCCACACAGCTATCTTTCTACGGCGCCGTGGCCTTTCTGTCGTAGTCCTGCTTGTTTCCTCTTCCACGACCATGGGCCCAGTCATGTGTTCTTCTAGAGCGGCGCCTCCACTGTCTGCGTTTTTCAGAAACACGTTTGATGGTCCTTGGGCTGCAGCTGCAGCGGCCGCGTCGACGGGTGGCagggtttttttctttctcgcttggACGTTCCCAGCCGCGTAGAAGACGGCCGGAACACCCCCTTCGTCTTCGAAAGAGCCGATATCACTCCCTTCCGTGGAAGGCCTGTGTACGAGCTCAGAGT
Protein-coding regions in this window:
- the LOC142817362 gene encoding neprilysin-like, yielding MTGPMVVEEETSRTTTERPRRRRKIAVWEGKRIYNSGGSAQNASTPRPMAPTTQGAQARDSVSSSTERIWSRATTRRSDADGSKGMGHKKATRRTSRRAVATAAKRRTRAIVTLSGENRHFCETKVCERESVYLTSYLDWSVSPCDDFYSFVCNHWKNLYPEVGSSVDSLLVQKVEEDIYHAMTSQARTNNRLIKAQSLINACVHKPFAESHKTALLDFMGDLGLRGWPFHRDTKTLIDVWKSASLLLRNLGLDVLVSVKVEPDPENEERYIIALGDPDVLIGQYGSQESALPEWYSMAVTSCFKVFTSGKYVDIARRVREFSARLAEATTDRGSEAFVANHFKLVQLKHHANLIQLLTFLFSNITVVHSRMKVLVKTEAYFRDLRTVLHVTKGVDVLNYLGFRALLHISPLLPDQALEMASLQMKQLTGLHRLNWPRWRRCIRMFERVTPAVFLHAYADVRQNTPNKDKVWSLLNDIQASFVLAINSAPWMSIDDKLMLKDRLSRIKIEMFHKFVAKRGHKHSPSEFVPDVQPGNVITVYRSLARQLMERRLARIKMRRDPTVTKWRGSVFDTVPKFDRDSQSIFVPMAMFDPAYMNDPESMLLQLPRVATKVIGALFAGIHYGNFPQSKLHWSVDTELGYHDVQKCLQRNYAGSDADAASSMPGGVRLRTEKTTQFDVLESLSLLPAFKLFLKHVNKVNIEDYGLLTGLNITVKQLFYILYTKGLCETTDADRRRELAEESMFRPPPDRTNGPLRNSFRFPTFWECASDSPMNPNQKCTIWTS